Proteins encoded together in one Chiloscyllium plagiosum isolate BGI_BamShark_2017 chromosome 50, ASM401019v2, whole genome shotgun sequence window:
- the LOC122544596 gene encoding histone H2B 1/2-like — MADEKKAQQASKKGAKKIIKKAPAKGGKKRKRTRKESYAIYIYKVMKQVHPDTGISSKAMSIMNSFVNDIFERIAGEASRLAHYNKRSTISSREIQTAVRLLLPGELAKHAVSEGTKAVTKYTSSK, encoded by the coding sequence ATGGCTGATGAgaagaaagcacagcaagcctCCAAGAAAGGCGCGAAGAAAATCATCAAGAAGGCGCCAGCGAAGGGCGGCAAGAAGAGGAAGCGGACCAGGAAGGAAAGTTACGCCATATATATCTACAAAGTGATGAAGCAGGTTCACcccgacaccggcatctcctccAAGGCCATGAGCATCATGAACTCGTTCGTCAACGATATTTTCGAGCGCATCGCGGGGGAGGCTTCCCGCCTGGCCCATTACAACAAGCGCAGCACCATCAGCTCCCGGGAGATCCAGACCGCCGTGCGGCTGCTGCTGCCCGGGGAGCTGGCCAAGCACGCCGTGTCGGAGGGTACAAAGGCGGTGACCAAGTACACCAGCTCCAAGTGA